CGATTCACCTCTTTACTATCCTCGTAGTTGTAGTATGGTTTCTGAAAAATTTTCTAATACAATTTTTTTCAGAAAAAAACATCTGCACCAAAACGGTACAGATGTTTTTGCTCACACCTTCTTGTTCTTAAAAAGGTTTGCGATACTTAATGCTAATCCGCCCCAAATCACTACAATTCCAATCACCATCATCATGATTGCTGATGCACTCATTACGAAACACCCCGATCTTTCCATTCTTTTTCAAGCTTGGCAGAATCTAAATGTATTTGCGCACTCCATTTTTTAATGCTAATCATGAATGCTACAATAATAAATGCCGCCGCCAAAGACCATCCATATGTCACAACAAACTGCGTCGGATAATCTCCGTAGTTCTTTTGAATATTTTGTATCGTGCCATCTATGAGCATGTATCCTAACATAAGTGGTGTAATAACAAGCAAACTTACCTTCCAAAATGCACCTAACTTAATATCTGATACAAAATTGGCATGATTTTGATACACCGGTAAGCGACGCAGAATTAGTCCTACTGTCGTAACTTCTGCTAAAGCAATTAAAATTAATCCAAAGTTATTTGCAAAGTAATCTACAAGATCCAAGAACATGAGCCCACCACGCGTTGCAAATACAAGCGAAACCAATACGAGAAGCGCACCCATAATTCCAATTGTTTTTTTCCGGCTTAAATTAAATTTTTCAGATACAGCTGCAAAACATACTTCCGCTAGTGAAATAAGCGACGTAATACCAGCTACCGTTAAAGAAAGAAAAAATAGCACACCAAAAAATGGTGACATCGGCAATTGATTAATAATTTGTGGAAATACAACAAATGCAAGCCCTACACCAGCACTAGCTACCTTATCAATCGATACCCCCATATTGTTTGCCATAAAACCAAGGGCAGCAAATACACCAATACCTGCTAACAATTCAAACCCTGAATTTGCAAATCCCGTTATAAAAGCATTATTTGTTGTATCAGAATTTTTCGGCAAATAACTAGAGTATGTGATCATAATTCCAAACGCTAGCGATAAACTAAAGAAGATTTGTCCATATGCAGCAAGCCATACTTTCCCATCCAAAATCCGGTTCCAATCTGGCTTAAAAAAAGCATCAAGCCCTTGCATGGCCCCTTCCATCGTCACAGCACGAACAACAATAATTAAAAACATACATACAAGTAAAGGAATGAAAATCCGATTGACAACTTCAATTCCTTTCTTAACGCCTTTAAACGCTACACCGAGTACGATAATCCAAACGAGTGCCAATGGAACTAACACTTCGGGAACAAGACCGCCAAATTGACCTGGTTTATCAGCAACATGCAAATATTCCTTAAACAAAAAAGCTTCCGTATCCTTTCCCCACGCTCCACTTATAGAGAAGTATGTATAGGAAAGCGACCATGCAATAATAACAGCATAATAGGTTGAAACAATAAAAGTAACCGCCATCTGCCACCAACCGATAAACTCTGCACGAGGATGAATGCGAAAAAATGTAAGTGGTGATGACCCACGATGCCGATGACCAAGGGCAAATTCAAAAGCCAACAATGAAATACCTGTTGTTAATAATGCAAATAAGTACGGTAAAAAAAAGGCTCCTCCTCCATTTTCATAAGCTGTATATGGAAAGCGCCATATATTCCCTAATCCAACAGCTGAACCAATTGCCGCAAATATAAAACCCGCTCTTGAGCCCCATTGTTGCCTTGATTCCATGTTTTTCTTCCCCCTTTATGACAAGTTTATACTAGGATTATATTTTAAATTTACTAAATTATCAATAAATTCTGTAAACTTTTTATAAATCCGATTTATATAACTCGTTCCTTTCCCTCTACATGAGCTTAGTGCGGGAGTCTCACTACCTTGAAATAACAGAAAGAAATCGGATAGATACCTACTCATCTATCCGATCTTTCATCTGCTTCAATATTTTCTTTTCCAACCTCGAAACTTGCACTTGTGAAATTCCAATTCTCTCTGCTACTTCCGATTGAGTTTGATCTTTATAATAGCGCAAATATACAATTAAGCGTTCTCGCTCATCTAGTTCTCTTATTGCTTCTTTTAAAGCAATCTTATCAAACCATTTCGTTTCCGCTTGATCCGCAATTTGATCCAAAATCGTGATTGGATCACCATCATTTTCATATACAGTTTCATGTATAGAAGATGGCGTACGACTTGCCTCTTGCGCCAGAACAACTTCTTCCGGTGTTAGTTCAAGCGCCTCTGCAACTTCATTAATGGTTGGTGCCCTTCCGTATTCTTTCGAAAGCTCATCTTTCATCTTTCGAATCTTATTACCCGTTTCTTTTAACGATCGGCTCACTTTTACTGAACCGTCATCACGTAAAAAACGTTGAATTTCACCAATAATCATTGGAACTGCGTAAGTTGAAAACTTCACATCAAAAGATAAATCAAATTTGTCTACTGATTTCAAGAGGCCAATACAGCCAATTTGAAATAAGTCGTCGGGTTCATATCCTCGATTGAGAAAACGTTGTACAACTGACCATACAAGGCGCATATTACTTTGAACAATCGTATCTCTCGCCCCTTGATCTCCATCTTGACTTTTTTGAATTAACGCTTTTAACTCGTGGTCCTTTAACTGAGGATTCTTCTTCTCATTTCTGACCTCTATGTCCATAGGCAATTCTCCTTAATTGCATAGAGCGTTACTATTTGATAAATATTTTGTCAAATGGATTGTTGTCCCGAAAGATTCGTTTGAAATAATTTCTACTTCATCCATAAAATTTTCCATGATAGTAAATCCCATTCCGGAACGCTCTAATTCAGGTTTCGTTGTAAAAAGGGGCTGCCGCGCTTCATCGAGATTAAAAATACCAACCCCTTCATCTCGAATCGTAAGTTTCACCATGGCTTCTTCCAAAATAACAGAAATGTAAACAATCCCTTCTGGATTCCCTTCATATCCATGGATAATGGCATTTGTGACCGCCTCAGATACGACTGTTTTAATTTCTGTTAATTCTTCCATTGTTGGATCTAGTTGTGCAATAAAAGCAGCCACTGTAACGCGAGCAAACGACTCATTTTGACTTAATGCTGAAAATTGAAGGTTCATTTCATTTCTCATCTACGCCACCCCCAATGTCGCAAGCGCATGCGCTTCACTTTCTTCTAAACGAACGATTTTAAATAAACCTGACATTTCAAATAAACGTTTGACAGAAGGTGAAATTGCACAAACAACCATTTCCCCTCCTAAACTTTTTACATGTTTATATCTCCCTAATATAACGCCCAATCCAGAACTATCCATAAATGATAATTCTTCTAAGTTCAATACAATATGATGGACGTTATGTGTTTCAATCTTATCGGTTACTCTCGCTCGCAACTCTTCAGCAGTATGATGGTCTAACTCGCCTGCTAATCTAACACATAAAACGTCACGCTTTACTTCTAAATGCACGGAAAGACTCACACAATTTCCTCCTTATGCTCAAACTTTACTCATTTACATAAGATTTTCGTGAATAGAAATAAGAATCCTTCCTCATGACAAAAGAAGTACTATTTCGCCATAATGTGTAGATTTTGTGCCATTATTCTACGTATTTCCTCTATTCTGATCGAATCACACAAAAGATTGACTACTATTTTGATGTTGAAAATATCCCAAAACTTCTTTTAAAAAGTTCCCACCAACTTGCTGCGTCGACATCTTCTTTTGCCACAATGGTCTGTTTTAATAACACTTCTCTATCTTTTGTAATTACAAGCGTACCAAGTGCATCCCCTTTTTTAATCGGCGCTTTCACTTTCTTTTCAGCAATAATTTCTTTCTTGATCTTGTCCATATCTTCGCCCTTTTTCATCAGAAGGGAAACATTATCAGCTGCAACTAAATCCACTTTTTCTTTTTTTCCTTTTCCTACTTGTACGGTCTGAATCTTTTCCCCGCGCTTATATAACTTCTTCGTTGTATATTGTCCAAAAGCATAATCAAGAAGCTTTGTCACTTGACTATTTCTCTCTTTCGATGTAGGCGCTCCCATTACAACAGAAATAACACGCATGCCATTTTTTTCTGCCGATGCTGTTAAACAATACTTCGCTTCTGTCGTAAATCCAGTTTTCACTCCATCTACTCCTGGGTAAAAACGAACTAATTTATTTGTATTAACAAGCCAAAACTTTTTATCCGTGTTTTCACGTAAATAATCCTCATACTTTCCGGTATATTTACGAATAAGCGGATATTTCATTAATTCTTTCGCTATAATTGCCATATCAATTGCTGTCGAATAATGATTCTTTGCAGGAAGGCCTGTTGGATTTTGAAAATGTGTATTTTTTAAACCTAGTTCCTTCGCTCTTTTATTCATCATGTTGACAAATCCTTCTTCTGACCCAGCAATATGCTCAGCAACTGCAACAGAAGCATCATTTCCTGATGCAATTGCAATACCTTTTAGCATCTCATTTACTGTCATTTCTTCACCAGGTTCAAGAAAAATTTGCGATCCTCCCATTGAAGCCGCATGCTCACTCGTTCTTACTTTATCTTCTAGCTTTAATTTTCCTTTTTCTACTTGTTCCATAATAAGTAACATTGTCATAATCTTTGTCATACTAGCAGGTGGTAATTTTTCATTTGGGTTCTTTTCAAATAAAACTTTACCTGTATCTTGCTCAATTACGATCGCTGACGAGGCTTGCTCTGCTAACTTCGGCTTTGTTTCTTCTATTGCTTTCTCCGATTTTGCAAAACTAACTGAAGTATGAGAAAGCAATAACATACAACAAACAAGTATTCCAAAAACTCGCTTCATGACTAACCCTCCATTCTATATCAATCCTATTTTTTCCAGTTTACATATGTTTCATACCATATTTTTCTATCATTTTCTGTTGACAAATTATTTTATTGTATATATTGTATTAAGTGTACTACACAAACTAGTACACTAGACACTCATCAGGAAGGAGACATTGCTCTTGCATATTCAACTTGATCCAAGAAGCAGCACTCCGATATGGGAACAAATTGTTCAAAATATAAAAGAACTCATATTAAAAAACATATTATCTCCAAACGAGAAACTCCCTTCTGTACGCGAACTCGCTTCTTTACTTATTGTGAACCCAAATACAGTGAGTAAAGCATACCAAGACTTAGAGCGACAAGGAATTATTGAAACATTACGTGGAAAAGGAACATTTGTCTCCCAATCGATTACACCAATATTAGACGAAAGGAAACTCACTATGGTTGAAAAGCAATTCCAACAATTATTATTAGAGGCTTCTTACCTTGGGATTACGAAAGAAAAAATTCATGATTGGATTGATGCTTATTATAAGGAGTTAGGAGGGAATACAAATGTTAACAGTGAAAAATGTGAAAAAAACAATTGATAATCAAGTTATTTTAGAGAATATATCTTTTACTGTATCAAAAGGAAGTATCGTTGGATTACTCGGCCGAAACGGAGTGGGGAAAACAACTTTACTTCGAATGTTAGTTGGAATTTTAAACCCTGACGAAGGAACCGTTACATATGAAAAAGTAGATGTTCATAAACAACCAGAAATCAAACAAAAAGTGGCCTATGTACCTGATTCAACGAATATTTTAAACGGATATACAGTAAAAGAAATTGTGAAGTTTTACAAAGCAGTCTATAAAGCATTTGATGAACAATATTTCTACGAACTATTAGAGCGCTTTCACTTGCCAAACAAACGGATTCGCAGTTATTCAAAAGGAATGAAAGCTTTACTAGCTATCATTTTAGCTTTTGCTTCAAAAGTTGACTATATCATTTTAGATGAACCAACAAATGGATTGGATCCTATTGTAAAAAAACAAATTTTACAATTTCTTGTTGAAGAAGTGGCAGAGAAAGAAATGACGATTTTGATTTCTACTCACCATTTAGATGAAGTTGAAAAAATTGCTGATACAATTATCATCTTAAAAAATCATACCATTTCTTCGATTACCGCATTAGATGATGCAAAAGCACGATATGCGAAAATCCAAGTTGCTTATGAGCGGTCCCTTCCTCAAAAACTAGAAAACTTAAGCAATATTAAAATATTAAATCAAACCGGAAAGGTATATACCATTTTAATAGAGGGAAACGTAGCTGCAACTCTTGAGAAATTTTATAAAGAGCAGCCACTTCTTATTGAAGAATTGGCCATGTCGCTTGAAGATATATTTGTTACGACATTTGAGGAGGATGTTTATGTTTCATAAAGCTTTATGGATGCGAAATTGGAAGCAAGGGAAATATGTTGTTCTATTGTTTTGGTTAAGTAGTTTGTATCTGCTACCATACGGATATTATAAGGCAGCACAACTAGAATTCCACCTTTCAAAAGCAAAAATCAATGACCATATTTATTATTACTCTTACTATTTTGACACTTTTGATACCCTCTTTAAACAAGGAATCATTATCAGTATACTGGCATGTCTATTAATTGGATGGGAACGAAACAATCAATCCACTGATTTTCTATTCTCCATGCCTTTTAAGCGAAAAAATATCTTTTTAACAAAATGGTTGTTTGGCGTTTTGCATATTATTATCGTACATATTATTTGTTGGCTAGCTATGTATGGAATCAAACATCTATCGTTTCATAACGAATATCAAACTTTCACTCCGTTTCATAGTTATTTTTTATATGCTACAGTTGTACTCATTGCTATTTATACGTTCACTCTATTTATCGGAACCATTACTGGAAATATTTTTGCTCAAAGTAGTTTAACTGCCATTTTATTATTTTTACCTTATGGTTTAAGTTTATTGATTTCTGGATTTATTTACACACATACACAAGGAGCAGTAGAAGCATTAAGAGAAATCGAATCTCAGACTCACACATATTTACGACATATGAGTATCGTTTCTCCATTAGAGCCTTTTTCTATTAATTATGATTACCATCCGATTGAAATATTTGATGACGAAGGAAATAAAGTTTCTAGTGTACAACAGAACAATCCTATAGAATATATTTCCATACCTTCTCTTTGGACATTATTAACACCACTTGCATACATGATTATCTTTTTATCAATGGCAGTTGTTCTATATACGTACTCGCCGAACGAACAAAATGGAAAAATACTATTATTTCCTAACTTACAAAAATGGTTCGTCCTTTGTACCGTTCTATGTTTTGGACTGCTTGGGGGCAGAATATTAGGAGGGCGAGATGCACTTCTTTCCTATTATATTGGTTTTCTCCTAGCTGCTATTATAAGCTATGTTCTTTTTACTCGTCTATTAAAATGGAAGTTTTTCCTCAATGGAAAATAAAGTAAAAATTTAATCAGTGAATTTTTTCTTCATCTTTACTGATTAACAGCCCTCACCAATCGGACGAGTACAAGCATCAATGCTTCTTCCTTGTATCCCTGTCTTACTATCTTAACATAGTGTGATAAAGATGAATTGAGGTGAAATATATGTTTCAAAAAGCATTATGGATACGAAATTACAAACAAGGAAAATATGTAATCTGGCTATTTTGGCTCAGTACTTTATACATATTTCCTTATAAATATTATATACGTGCAGAACAGATAGCTAAATATTTCCATTTAAAAAAATCTGATCCTTATTATATGTATTCTTTACATGGAGCTGAGCCTATACTGTTTCCGGCGCTTCTATTAATAGGATTAGCCATTCTCTTAATAGGCTGGGAACGAAACAATCAAACAATTGATTTCCTTTGTTCTATGCCCTTTAAGCGCTCACACTTATTTTTATCAAAATGGTTGCTAGGTATTGTGCATATTGTAGGTGCGCTAATCTTTAGTTGGCTTCTTATGTATATTATATACAAGAACACGATACATGCTCACTATCAATCCTTTTCACCATTTCATGTATACTTTTCTTATGTAATTATGACGCTAATTGCAATTTATACGTTTACGCTCTTTATTGGGACGATTACAGGAAATGTGATTTCACAGAGTGTTTTAAGTTGTATTATGATTATTTTTCCTTTATGTATCTTTCAGTTAGTGTTTCCTTTCTTTGCATTACATGTAAATTTATCACCAAAGGAATTTAATGATATTTATGCTAAATATGCAACGTATACAAAAAATACGAGTATAATAGCTCCTCTAGAATATTTTCATATTGAATACGACTATGATTCACAGAGAGATTCTTTTGAAGATGGATTCGGAAACAGACAAACGGGACCTACTTATCATCAAATCCCGCCCGTTTGGACACTTTTAAGCCCTGCTATCTATATACTTATTTGTCTTCCATTAGGTGTTTATTTATATAGACGTGCTCCAAACGAACATAACGGAAAAATACTCCTATATCCAAAGCTTCATAAATATTTCTTAATCTGTACTTCTCTTTGTTTTGCGCTTCTTGGTGCTGATGCTTTTGGCAGTGAATCTCCACCGTCTTACTATATGTATTTTATGGGATCTGGTCTATTAGCATATGTTATGTTACATCGACTGTTAAAACATAAACTTTCTTTATACGTAAAATAAAAAATTATTTATTAAATAGCAGTTGCTGAAAAAATGATATCATGACAAAAAATATGTTATAAATTATTTAATTCTTATATGCACGAAATAAAAAGGCATTGTTTGCGTACAATGCCTTTTTTAATATATATTAAGAGTCTATTTCACATTCTCCCTCCGATCCCCATACTCTTTTTCCTCTTTCATCCTAAATCCATCACCATTACGTATGATTTGCTCTGTTGGCGCGACTACACTTTCAGCAATTTTCCATTTCCCTTGCTCTTTGACAAAAACTTGTAGGAAATAATTCATGCCATTTAATTGATATGGATTTTCTTTTTTCACCTTGTAACGTACGGCGATATAGTATACCGCAATATTTTCTTTTCCAACCTTTGAAACATATTGAGATAATCTTGGGATATATGCTGCTGCTTTCTGAAATGATAATTTCTTTGCTTTCACTAGACTTGAACTTGTTACATTGTGCAGTGTGTCTTGATGACGAATATTGTCGCTATGATGAAATAATACCGCATTTTGCATAGAGCGAACCCATAATTTTGAATATAACACCGGATTATCATCTGCGATGTACTTTGTTCCTTTTTGCATAACTTGAAGAGGAGTATCCGCATACAACAGTGGGGGAAAGCAGAAAAAACTTCCGATCACAATGGCAAACGACATCATTTGCTTCATCATTTTTCCTCCGATACTTTTTAATTAAAGTATCGGAATTTCAAAATATTTTTATTCAAAAAAAAGAATAGGAAAGCTTCTGCTCCCTATCCTCAATTGATTATAATATGCGATCAAATAGTTCTAATACCATCTCTATTTCTTGGTCGCTCCAATCTTTAAATTTATCTCTATAGTATTCTTTACGTATCGCTTCGAGTTCTTCCGTTACTTCTCGTCCATGTTCTGTAATCTCTAAATATACAATACGACGATCTGAATTCGAACGTTTTCTCATTACAAATCCTTTTCGCACAAGACGATCTGTTACCGCTGTAATATGGCTGGATGTTACATTTACCTCATTCGCAATTTGCGAAGCCATTTGTGGACTCTTCAAAAATAATGCACGTAATACAGAGAATTCATTATATGGCATATGCTCTGAAAAACGTGTATTAATATCGGTTTGTAATAAACGTATCATCTTTCGAAATGATACTGATAAATCTAAAATCAACGCTTCTCTTTGTTCGTTCACTATCCTCGACCCTTTTTCATTATATTTATACATAATTATAATCTATAAACACCTATATTGTATACGATTTCTTTCTA
The window above is part of the Bacillus cytotoxicus NVH 391-98 genome. Proteins encoded here:
- a CDS encoding MarR family winged helix-turn-helix transcriptional regulator, whose amino-acid sequence is MNEQREALILDLSVSFRKMIRLLQTDINTRFSEHMPYNEFSVLRALFLKSPQMASQIANEVNVTSSHITAVTDRLVRKGFVMRKRSNSDRRIVYLEITEHGREVTEELEAIRKEYYRDKFKDWSDQEIEMVLELFDRIL
- a CDS encoding sodium-dependent transporter, with the protein product MESRQQWGSRAGFIFAAIGSAVGLGNIWRFPYTAYENGGGAFFLPYLFALLTTGISLLAFEFALGHRHRGSSPLTFFRIHPRAEFIGWWQMAVTFIVSTYYAVIIAWSLSYTYFSISGAWGKDTEAFLFKEYLHVADKPGQFGGLVPEVLVPLALVWIIVLGVAFKGVKKGIEVVNRIFIPLLVCMFLIIVVRAVTMEGAMQGLDAFFKPDWNRILDGKVWLAAYGQIFFSLSLAFGIMITYSSYLPKNSDTTNNAFITGFANSGFELLAGIGVFAALGFMANNMGVSIDKVASAGVGLAFVVFPQIINQLPMSPFFGVLFFLSLTVAGITSLISLAEVCFAAVSEKFNLSRKKTIGIMGALLVLVSLVFATRGGLMFLDLVDYFANNFGLILIALAEVTTVGLILRRLPVYQNHANFVSDIKLGAFWKVSLLVITPLMLGYMLIDGTIQNIQKNYGDYPTQFVVTYGWSLAAAFIIVAFMISIKKWSAQIHLDSAKLEKEWKDRGVS
- a CDS encoding D-alanyl-D-alanine carboxypeptidase family protein, encoding MKRVFGILVCCMLLLSHTSVSFAKSEKAIEETKPKLAEQASSAIVIEQDTGKVLFEKNPNEKLPPASMTKIMTMLLIMEQVEKGKLKLEDKVRTSEHAASMGGSQIFLEPGEEMTVNEMLKGIAIASGNDASVAVAEHIAGSEEGFVNMMNKRAKELGLKNTHFQNPTGLPAKNHYSTAIDMAIIAKELMKYPLIRKYTGKYEDYLRENTDKKFWLVNTNKLVRFYPGVDGVKTGFTTEAKYCLTASAEKNGMRVISVVMGAPTSKERNSQVTKLLDYAFGQYTTKKLYKRGEKIQTVQVGKGKKEKVDLVAADNVSLLMKKGEDMDKIKKEIIAEKKVKAPIKKGDALGTLVITKDREVLLKQTIVAKEDVDAASWWELFKRSFGIFSTSK
- the spoIIAA gene encoding anti-sigma F factor antagonist, with protein sequence MSLSVHLEVKRDVLCVRLAGELDHHTAEELRARVTDKIETHNVHHIVLNLEELSFMDSSGLGVILGRYKHVKSLGGEMVVCAISPSVKRLFEMSGLFKIVRLEESEAHALATLGVA
- the spoIIAB gene encoding anti-sigma F factor, with amino-acid sequence MRNEMNLQFSALSQNESFARVTVAAFIAQLDPTMEELTEIKTVVSEAVTNAIIHGYEGNPEGIVYISVILEEAMVKLTIRDEGVGIFNLDEARQPLFTTKPELERSGMGFTIMENFMDEVEIISNESFGTTIHLTKYLSNSNALCN
- a CDS encoding methionine/alanine import family NSS transporter small subunit; its protein translation is MSASAIMMMVIGIVVIWGGLALSIANLFKNKKV
- a CDS encoding GntR family transcriptional regulator; this encodes MHIQLDPRSSTPIWEQIVQNIKELILKNILSPNEKLPSVRELASLLIVNPNTVSKAYQDLERQGIIETLRGKGTFVSQSITPILDERKLTMVEKQFQQLLLEASYLGITKEKIHDWIDAYYKELGGNTNVNSEKCEKNN
- a CDS encoding ABC transporter permease subunit, which encodes MFQKALWIRNYKQGKYVIWLFWLSTLYIFPYKYYIRAEQIAKYFHLKKSDPYYMYSLHGAEPILFPALLLIGLAILLIGWERNNQTIDFLCSMPFKRSHLFLSKWLLGIVHIVGALIFSWLLMYIIYKNTIHAHYQSFSPFHVYFSYVIMTLIAIYTFTLFIGTITGNVISQSVLSCIMIIFPLCIFQLVFPFFALHVNLSPKEFNDIYAKYATYTKNTSIIAPLEYFHIEYDYDSQRDSFEDGFGNRQTGPTYHQIPPVWTLLSPAIYILICLPLGVYLYRRAPNEHNGKILLYPKLHKYFLICTSLCFALLGADAFGSESPPSYYMYFMGSGLLAYVMLHRLLKHKLSLYVK
- the sigF gene encoding RNA polymerase sporulation sigma factor SigF, which translates into the protein MDIEVRNEKKNPQLKDHELKALIQKSQDGDQGARDTIVQSNMRLVWSVVQRFLNRGYEPDDLFQIGCIGLLKSVDKFDLSFDVKFSTYAVPMIIGEIQRFLRDDGSVKVSRSLKETGNKIRKMKDELSKEYGRAPTINEVAEALELTPEEVVLAQEASRTPSSIHETVYENDGDPITILDQIADQAETKWFDKIALKEAIRELDERERLIVYLRYYKDQTQSEVAERIGISQVQVSRLEKKILKQMKDRIDE
- a CDS encoding ABC transporter ATP-binding protein, which produces MLTVKNVKKTIDNQVILENISFTVSKGSIVGLLGRNGVGKTTLLRMLVGILNPDEGTVTYEKVDVHKQPEIKQKVAYVPDSTNILNGYTVKEIVKFYKAVYKAFDEQYFYELLERFHLPNKRIRSYSKGMKALLAIILAFASKVDYIILDEPTNGLDPIVKKQILQFLVEEVAEKEMTILISTHHLDEVEKIADTIIILKNHTISSITALDDAKARYAKIQVAYERSLPQKLENLSNIKILNQTGKVYTILIEGNVAATLEKFYKEQPLLIEELAMSLEDIFVTTFEEDVYVS
- a CDS encoding ABC-2 transporter permease, translated to MFHKALWMRNWKQGKYVVLLFWLSSLYLLPYGYYKAAQLEFHLSKAKINDHIYYYSYYFDTFDTLFKQGIIISILACLLIGWERNNQSTDFLFSMPFKRKNIFLTKWLFGVLHIIIVHIICWLAMYGIKHLSFHNEYQTFTPFHSYFLYATVVLIAIYTFTLFIGTITGNIFAQSSLTAILLFLPYGLSLLISGFIYTHTQGAVEALREIESQTHTYLRHMSIVSPLEPFSINYDYHPIEIFDDEGNKVSSVQQNNPIEYISIPSLWTLLTPLAYMIIFLSMAVVLYTYSPNEQNGKILLFPNLQKWFVLCTVLCFGLLGGRILGGRDALLSYYIGFLLAAIISYVLFTRLLKWKFFLNGK